A genomic segment from Syngnathus scovelli strain Florida chromosome 3, RoL_Ssco_1.2, whole genome shotgun sequence encodes:
- the LOC125965760 gene encoding T-box transcription factor TBX3-like, with amino-acid sequence MEMGAETEDVPKLHLEASELWRQFHQCCTEMVITKSGRRMFPPLRLRCTGMETKTKYILMMDVVAAGERRYKFHHSRWMVAGKADPELPKRVHIHPDSPAAGEQWMSKVVTFHKVKLTNNKSDTHGFVSTPNTILNSMHKYQPRFHIVEANNILKLSCSSTFHTYVFPETEFIAVTAYQNDKITQLKIDNNPFAKGFRDTGNGKREKRQLPDSSTKSKEMRMTVVKGQPAKDCFLQYSPNSKSSDVQDSDNEKGHGAHKKTELRISPGRRPSLIDCCSVRQNEIHRSSHSELERHLQDSTTGRNSLHSSKLNSWYSGIQMDRVACSGQTLVTPVWGPTSLGCSQQNTFLLQNLMSLSYLGGFLFYPYSTFNSSSTHYPVPPVQPRMDLPPSSMTNWDYFSSPITWPPIPPVADGFQYLETDWLTLKQKDTG; translated from the exons ATGGAGATGGGAGCGGAGACAGAAGACGTGCCCAAATTACATTTGGAGGCCAGCGAACTTTGGAGACAGTTCCATCAATGTTGCACTGAAATGGTCATCACAAAATCTGGAAG GCGCATGTTCCCACCTTTACGGTTAAGATGCACTGGTatggaaacaaaaactaaatacATCCTAATGATGGACGTCGTGGCGGCTGGTGAACGCAGATATAAATTTCATCATTCCCGCTGGATGGTGGCGGGGAAGGCGGATCCAGAGTTGCCCAAGCGCGTGCACATTCACCCGGACAGCCCTGCCGCAGGCGAGCAGTGGATGTCCAAAGTGGTCACGTTCCACAAAGTGAAACTTACTAACAATAAATCTGACACGCATGGATTTGTAAGT accccgaat ACCATCCTCAACTCGATGCACAAATATCAACCAAGATTTCACATCGTGGAGGCAAACAATATCTTGAAGCTGTCTTGCAGCAGCACCTTTCATACTTACGTTTTCCCTGAGACAGAGTTCATTGCAGTTACAGCTTATCAGAATGACAAG ATCACTCAGCTGAAAATAGACAACAATCCTTTCGCAAAGGGGTTTCGCGACACAGGAAATGGTAAAAGAGAAAAGAGGCAG CTACCAGATTCATCAACAAAGTCAAAAGAGATGCGAATGACTGTTGTGAAAGGTCAACCTGCTAAAGATTGTTTTCTACAGTATTCCCCCAACTCAAAATCATCAG ATGTTCAAGACAGTGACAATGAAAAAGGACATGGAGCCCACAAAAAAACTGAACTCAGGATTTCTCCAGGAAGGAGACCAAGTCTGATTGATTGTTGCTCTGTTCGGCAAAATGAGATTCATCGCAGTTCTCATTCAGAATTAGAGAGACATCTTCAGGACTCAACAACTGGACGGAAttctctccattcttccaagttAAACAGCTGGTACAGCGGCATCCAAATGGACAGAGTAGCGTGCTCTGGGCAGACCTTGGTGACGCCCGTCTGGGGTCCAACGTCACTTGGATGTTCTCAACAGAATACATTTCTTTTGCAG AACTTGATGAGTCTGTCGTACTTGGGTGGCTTTCTGTTCTATCCCTACTCCACCTTCAATTCATCATCAACTCATTATCCGGTCCCACCGGTGCAGCCCAGAATGGACCTTCCCCCCTCAAGTATGACAAACTGGGACTATTTTTCTTCTCCAATAACATGGCCACCTATTCCGCCTGTGGCTGATGGGTTCCAATATTTGGAAACTGACTGGCTAACCCTAAAACAAAAAGACACTGGATGA
- the tm2d2 gene encoding TM2 domain-containing protein 2: protein MISVSYILLCGQLLLLLTVILLQCLEGIHSQNSSTTDAATGSSVPGSTVLPFSEQTPETVKYDVPVESTNYTDAFEYTAQSPVVLCSYLPEEFIYCQDPVDHAGNLSACLEMGHGCVGWGGQTKKEVNHTPVVCTALDDIECAGPREFLRGNVPCIKYTGHYFITTLLYSFFLGCFGVDRFCLGHTGTAVGKLLTLGGLGIWWFVDLILLITGGLMPSDYSNWCTYY from the exons ATGATTTCAGTAAGCTACATCTTGCTGTGTGGACAACTACTCCTGTTACTCACAGTAATTCTTTTGCAATGTTTGGAAGGGATCCATTCCCAAAACTCGTCGACCACAGATGCAGCTACCGGTTCATCCGTTCCTGGTTCGACAGTACTTCCTTTCTCCGAACAGACCCCAGAAACTGTAAAATATGATGTACCAGTTGAAAGTACGAATTACACAGACGCATTTGAGTACACGGCTCAGTCACCCGTCGTCCTCTGCAGTTATTT GCCGGAGGAGTTCATCTACTGTCAGGACCCTGTAGATCATGCTGGGAATCTTAGCGCATGTCTGGAGATGGGCCACGGGTGTGTAGGG tggGGAGGCCAGACTAAGAAAGAAGTGAACCACACACCGGTTGTCTGCACTGCACTTGATGATATTGAATGTGCCGGGCCCAGAGAATTCCTGAGAGGGAATGTACCATGCATCAA ATACACCGGCCACTATTTCATCACCACTCTGCTGTACTCGTTCTTCCTTGGTTGCTTCGGTGTTGACCGCTTTTGCCTGGGCCACACGGGGACAGCGGTGGGGAAGCTGCTTACACTTGGAGGCTTAGGAATCTGGTGGTTTGTGGATCTAATTCTGCTTATTACAGGTGGTTTGATGCCTAGTGATTATAGCAACTGGTGCACTTACTACTGA